AAGTTCATCCCGAGTAACATAATTATCATATACTTTATTCTCTTGCCCACTGCTTAAGTCTCATAAATTGCTTACTAACTTCACCATTGGAGAGCCTTTGGCCTGtatgaaggaaaatatttgATAAACTAAGTTTATTAACGTAATACATACATTTAAGAATTAAATGGGGGaagcatgcttgtatgcactctataacaaaacttaaaccatcaaattcaaagcctagtagtggTGGTGAACCAAGATTCAACTCTAAACACAAAGAGAGTTCAGAAACTTTATACCTTCGTATCACCTCTTTGCTTAGTAGAGGTTATTCACCCAtgaaagggccttcattcctttgCCTCCTTGCTCAAGAGCTCCATGGAtatggatggaggaactttgcttcttggctccatgtCTTCTTAAATATGGATGGAAGAAAAGGATTCTCCAAAAGCCCCTAAAGAGGGCCTCCAAGTTTCGACATCAAGGATGATTAAGGAAGGAGGTGAGTAACCATAGGAAgagaagattgctagctattcctCCTATGGTGGTCGGACGTCTAGACAGAAAATGAGAGTGAGTTTTCTGCCATTTGCCTCTTGAAAATCCTAATTAGGGATGAAGTTGTAATGCCTTTTATATAGGCAATCGGGCGTACTACTTCCCAACCTTCTGTGGACCTTGCTTCTCTTATTATTTTTTCCACTCCACTTATTAAGTGACCTAAGTGAAACAAAATGGACAAAACAAccctccctcttgtgtgttaaACTAAACTAGTTTAGTAGATGTTGGAACCAAACTCAACTATAACAAAGTAGATGTAGAAGCACTTTTGCTCATAAGTGCTTATGCTAAAAGggttttactattttttttattaaaaattcataTGCTTAGTTAAGATAACTTGAAAGTGAAGGGTGCAAATTATCAAAAGGTGcttttgtgactcatacacacTTTTAAATTTCAGTGTCATACAGAATTTTGGCTCCTAGCAAAACCTTTTAACCCTTTCAAAATAAGTCCCAAACAAACCCAAATTGAAAGCTTTgtgctttcttttttttgctGTTGTCTTGAGAGTGTTTGGATTGTCTTGGGAATGTTTGGGTCAGCAGTTAACTAGCTTTACTATTTTAGACAATGAATTTTTTGTTAACTATGAAGTAATTGCAGTGGTAACACTTTCGGTTATACATGTGTTTGATATGTTTtgtctgtatttttttttttatgtgtgaaTACAATCTTTTTGGCATGCTTATTTATATGTGACTTTCTTGATACTCAGGTTCCACTTCAATGATGTTGTATTAGAAGGCGGAATTCCATTTAAGAGGGCTTATGGAATGACACTGTTTGAGCATCagaaagagtaatgttattcatatcatgtttttgtaccactttttcataccaccttaggtaGCATTTaatgtggacagccacatcatttgaattaatcagatttttaaatttagttcattatttaataaactaataattaagaaaaactagttaattaaatgatgattgtggtatacaaggagtctttcttcttcatttgcttgggttttacaaatttttcaactgatgtggctgtccacattAGATGCCACCTAAGCTAGTAACTataccttaattttttttttttttgaacaaataatattatctacattaaggggaaTGGGGATGGGTTTACcctcacaatagactagcagtaatgtatttcaaattcacttttggcgataatcaaacctaaaacatcTCACTCACAAGTGTAGAGACTATACCTTAATCTTGAACAAAGATATTTGATGTTTACAAAGGGTTTGAAGGGCTCACTGATACATCTCATCTCCACCAAGTATCCATAAGCTTAAGCTTCGTACGCTatcatcattttctttgttaagttttatgttgCATTCTTTGCAAGGTCTTGTAGCTGAAGTGGTTTAGATCTTACACTTTTATCACCTTCTCATATCATTCGTTAACATAAAAGTATTGGGCTGTCTTAACATACCTAAGtttaaaccaaaatttaacTAACTTAATGAACAGGGTAAAATGGTtcttaaatttgattttatttgGAATATGATGAACAAAAATATGAGTTTGCTATGGCAAATCACTCTTTAAGAATGAACAACAACCACAATTTGGGCAGAATTCACATCATTGGGCCGGATTCTGGGCCGGGTAAGTTGACGGGTAAAATTTCCAAAGTCGGTTGAAAAAAAGGGTCGTCGTTATCGCCGAAGTCTCTCTCTCCATCTTCCTCGTCTgtccttcatcttcttcccccaatTTCCCTACAAAATCGACTGCTAAAAGCTTCAATCTTTTCCTCCGACGATTGTCCAACCAGCATTCTCATGGCTTCAGGTATCGTATTAATCTCTCGAACCTTCAATTTTATCACCTTCTATCGGATTCTTCAACCGTCTAATTTTGGCGCCGTTTTCTGCAAAAGATATGCTTTTGTGTAGTTGTGCGACAAATCTGATTTAAATGTTGAATATTTTGGTTAAAGTTTAGAAATTTTGAGGTTTCGCATCGTGGGTAGTGATTAATTTTCGAATATGCATTGTGCTCTTTGTGTTTTCGGAATTTTCGAAGACGAGTTGGAGCTGGAATTCGTTTACAATTCATTAGCTGGTTGTGAAATTGGAAAATGAAAGGACTTTACGAGTTTCCGGAGTTAAATTTTGGTTAAAGTTTGCAGAATATTGAATTCGACATGTAAAGAAAAGTTTGATTTGACCTAGTCATTTGAGCTGGTTTAGCTGATGTCAATGAATGGCTATCTGTTGCAGATTTTGCCCTGAAGGTTCCTGCTGAACTCGAATCGGCTTTGCGGTTGAACGCGGTTCAGTACTATATAACCAAGAGGCCGTGGCTTGGTAAATACTTGTGTCGGTTACTTTGATTCCGCTTTCAGCATATGCTGCCCTAGTTTCAATACAAATTTAGTTATGTTATTCTCTGGTTTTCTGATTCAGATCTTTATGGAATCAATGTGAGACCTGTTGCACCGATTGGAAGTACGAGTAGAAAAGTACAAGTCGATTCATCGCTTTTACACCGTTGCTTGCCGGATGAGCTGCTGCTTGAGGTATCATTTGTGGATTAATAGCTAGTCAAAATTTTGATCAAGTCCTTAATATAAAAACATTGGTAGAGTTAGCAATGATGAAAATAGAGTATTTGTTTGAAATTTAATGGAATTATAAAAGATGTAAGAATTTTTACATCCCTCGGAGATAACCCAAGGAACTGTGATTTGAACTTCACTATTCTAAGGATGATTGataaatttttcaaattctcTTTTTCCCCTAGATATAGGttttattttactttgtttTACTTTAAAGTATGAATTATTGGGACTGAAGTGTGACTATTCCAGATAGTTGTGGGTATAACTGAAATAGGAGATTGAGCATGGGTGGTAACATGTTGACTTTCCATATTTTGATTAAAAAGTGAGAATATTTGCGTGCAGGTTTTTGCACGAATGACCCCATATGACTTGGGAAGGGCAGCTTGTGTTTGTCGAAAATGGAGATACACTATCCGTAACCCTGTGTTTTGGCGCAGTGCCTGCTTAAAGGCTTGGCAGGTATAATGGTGTTGGCTTTAAAGTTTGGAGTTTAAATTTTTCTCCATGTATATGTTGGATTTTAAACTGGGTCTTCTTTCTTAAGCTCTCTGGGGTGGTTGAAAACTTTAAGATTTTACAAGCAAACTACGACACTTCATGGAGAAAAATGTGGCTTCTAAGACCAAGGGTTCGCACTGATGGTAAGATGCATTTGTTTCCTGCctccctttcttctttctttaaaatTTCATCACAATGTGTGTTTAGATCTAGACCTTGTACGTACACAATGATGCCTCCCTttcttcattctttaaaatttCATCACAATGTGTATTTTTAGATCTAGACCTTGTACGTACGCAATGATGCTATTTCTCCAATGTCAGATCCCCCTCTGAATAGGACTTATCTGTTTTTCATATCACAGGTCTGTATGTGAGCAGGAATACCTATATCCGTGCCGGAATTGCAGAATGGAAGATCAATAACCCAGTTCACTTGGTATGCATAGTTTCCTTTTTAGGTTTATCAGATGCCTATTAGACCTGTGTCTTACAATGCTACAATGTTAGAAAGGGAGTTTTCACTTTCCAATTCTAAATAACCCAGCCCCACTCCCTGTTAAAGGCATGACTTGATCATACGTCCTTGAAAATGATTCCCATTGTGGATGCGTATTTGTCATCCAATTACTTAAAACCTAGTTGAGATTATGGAAGTGTAGCTGCCTTAATGCTTATTATCATGCGTTGATTGGGAAATCGTATAGTCAAACAAAAAGTAGTTGCAAAGTGGTCTTTTTGTGTAATTATTTCCAGCAGTTTGGAGTCATTGCTTTTCTTTTGCAGGTGTGCTATTACCGTTACATGCGATTGTTTCCTTCTGGCCGATTTCTCTACAAGGTTGGAATTATCTGAAGATTTCATaataaaattttttattaacaatAATTATACGGATCTGATTGGCcctattttcttctcttctctgcACTATCAGAATTCATCTCAAAAACTCAAGGATGTAGCGAAGTTCATGAACTTCCGTGGAGCCAGGGCAGACTCTGTTTTCAGTGGCCATTACACTTTGTCAGATGATAAGGTTAGGTTATGTTTCTTCAAATCAGTTAAAGTATTCTTTAAGTTTTGGATGTAATTTAATTCGATCAGTTATTGATTTTAGTGGAGTGTTTACTAAGCACAGATACTCAACTACTCTTCTACCTTGTTTAGTTTGCATCTTaaatttttcttctctctttcattGCAGGTTGAAGCTGCTGTTCTGTATCCAGGAATGCGTCCTACTGTGTTGAGAATCCGACTAAGGTATTGCAACTGCTTGCATAGCCTGAATATCCTTCATTAAGATTCTAAGCTATTATTATGAACACGGTGGACTGTATTATGTCATAGGGAAATGCAAGCTGGTAATTTAAATGGATTTTTAACGAAGGCATGTTTATCATATTACATAACGTCTTCTGTTTTTGCAGCCAAAAGGGGTATGTATTTGTGGGCTTTTTTTTCCGTGAAGTATCTAGTTAAGGCTTTGAAATGGTGCGGAGTGGGAGTCTTTATTTTTTGCATAGTTTCTAACTTACCTGCTTCTTATATAGGTTAAGAGGAACAACAACAGGAGCAAACAATAGGATGGATTTACTGTCACTTGTTACAAGTGGTGTAAACAATAACGAGGTTGGCGGCCCTGATGAGGATATCCTCGGGGTGGTTGAAGGTTGGCAGGACGATGAGACTCACAACCCAGATGTGCCGGCTGTCTCGCACAAGAGGGGTCTAACACCTTTTGTCTTTGTTCCTTTTGAGGAGGTACATGTGTTTCCTCCTTTTCACTTTACTTTCAGTAACCAAGTCCCTTCTCATGTAAAAGGCTTTTGTGATTAATTGTTGAAGttcttgttttggtgttttcttACAATCATTGAGTCTATTTTCTTCTTGTCCGGTCTAGAAAAGTTTATATGATTCCCCTactgaaagcaaagaaatgttCACAAGATGTATTGTTGTGATTTCTTACTTTTTTCTGTGAAATTGTTGGTATTTGTTTCGTTTGTGATGTAGGTAGAGACATCGTTTCTGAATCTGCCGGTGGAGAAGATGGATTATTTTGTACCAGGCTGATGCCTTAACAAAAGAGTATCTGCTATGTACATACATTGTATAGTCATAAGCTTATGAGGACACTTCCAATTCCTTTTACAATGATGAATTGAAGCGCGACGGCATCAAACATGTTCCCGGTGTGTGCTCTTGTTTTTTGCTTCTGGTACTGTCTTGTTGGAATTTTATGTACCAAAACATAAAGTTATGCTGAATATGAGTTGTATTCTTGTTTTCGCTTCTGGCATTAACTGCAGTCTGTATTACTGAAATTTGATGTACCAAAACATATAGTTATGTCGAATTGGGTTTGTTGTAATCTGTTGATATAAATGGAAACGATGAATAAGTGAAGTACTCTTCCTGTGTAATTCTGTTCATATCTTTTCATTTTAGCGCAGGGGCGTTTGGGGTTGGAAGCGCTTTTGCTCATTTATGTGTTTTTATTATAAGCATAACAAAATCTTTATACAGCACTGcaaagtgcttttagaatccGATCCAAAAGCACTTTGTTGTTTTAGACAAATAGTTTTGGTTATTTGAGCTTAGACGTTCAGGATTTTTGTCACTCATTGACGGTCAGGTGGTGGCGTTGGATGTCATTACAACATATATCTAACCGACATTAATGGGTGATTGTACTAAGTACATGAATGTTGTAAGGCAATCTCCAATGGAGAGGGCTAAAGGtccaaaagttaaaaaaatgatCTAATTTGTCCAAAAACTCATCTACTGATAATTCTATTgagcccaaactattatttggTTAAAAGGACATCAAACTAGCTAAATGTAGCTTTCCTGTTAGCCCTTTTTTTGGAGTCCAGCTCCCTAGTGGcaataattaatccaaaatcaacggctaaatttaaaaatatccaACAGTAATTTAACTAAATTTtctaataaatttaaagtataaacttaaaaccAATAAATCATTGAAATGGTACATGAATATGGCCTAAaactatatttaaaaataatttttccagGACTACAATTCTGGACGGGGCTATGTTTAAcccttttggttggagatggcctaaccgGAGTCCGGTAATGTTATCATGTTTAACCCAATAAATCATTGAGTAGGCTATGTTTAGCCCTTTCGGTTTGAGATGGTACATGAGTATGGTCTAACActacatttaaaaataatttttcgagGACTACAATTCTGACGGAGCTATGTTTAACCctttcgattggagatggcctaaccgAAGTCCGGTAATGTTATCATAGTTAACcacaacaccaccaccaccacagcaAAAGAAGTGAATGTTTTATTCATAAAATCTGTTATTGAAAGTACTAGAGCGCAGAAACTTGTTGCGGTTGAAAGAGAAGTGCCAGCCCTGTACGCTTACAAAACAAACATCTTCTTCACTAGCTACAGCTACAAGTAAACTAGTTATTTAAATGCTCGACTTCATCTCTCCGGGTGCTGCTGAGTACACATGAGAATTCCAGGATGGGTTCCGTGGGAGAAAAGTGTCCTGCCAAATCCATCAAAAACAGTAGCATATATCAACCCTATAAAATAACACAAGGAGAATACCCACAATTTTTTTATGATCTCAAAAGTAAATCCTGCACTAACCCTCTTAGTACCTTTCTCATCCCTCGTTGTCACATGATGAACGAGATACTTTTGATGTAAATAAtgtaacttttcttttttttttttagggtcaTAACACATGGTTGTACCAAAAAAACCCCTTTACTTGGGAGAAAAGGAAGGATGATGAGAAAAAAGAAAGCGTTGCCAAGGCACCGATTACTAGTATACAAATCGCGAGCAGGGCTACCATCCGGGGCACCAAAAATATTAGGGTACTTTAtgtaagtttatgttatattcgTATAAATAGTCAACATTTTAACTAATTATCAAAGTGTTTGCGATGGTATTTGATACATTTATAATGTATGAGTTTACGTGTTCGATTCCTCGTAATGtctc
Above is a window of Malus sylvestris chromosome 15, drMalSylv7.2, whole genome shotgun sequence DNA encoding:
- the LOC126603438 gene encoding F-box protein 7; translated protein: MASDFALKVPAELESALRLNAVQYYITKRPWLDLYGINVRPVAPIGSTSRKVQVDSSLLHRCLPDELLLEVFARMTPYDLGRAACVCRKWRYTIRNPVFWRSACLKAWQLSGVVENFKILQANYDTSWRKMWLLRPRVRTDGLYVSRNTYIRAGIAEWKINNPVHLVCYYRYMRLFPSGRFLYKNSSQKLKDVAKFMNFRGARADSVFSGHYTLSDDKVEAAVLYPGMRPTVLRIRLRLRGTTTGANNRMDLLSLVTSGVNNNEVGGPDEDILGVVEGWQDDETHNPDVPAVSHKRGLTPFVFVPFEEVETSFLNLPVEKMDYFVPG